A stretch of the Lolium perenne isolate Kyuss_39 chromosome 3, Kyuss_2.0, whole genome shotgun sequence genome encodes the following:
- the LOC127340665 gene encoding metallothionein-like protein 2, whose protein sequence is MSCCGGNCGCGSGCKCGNGCGGCKMYPEMDEGVTTCQTLIMGVAPSSKASFEDAAAATGAENGGCKCNPCTCNPCTCK, encoded by the exons ATGTCGTGCTGTGGTGGCAACTGCGGGTGCGGATCCGGCTGCAAGTGCGGCAACGGCTGCGGAGG GTGCAAGATGTACCCTGAGATGGACGAGGGGGTGACCACCTGTCAGACTCTCATCATGGGAGTTGCGCCCTCTTCCAAGGCATCGTTCGAGGACGCGGCCGCCGCCACCGGAGCAGAGAACGGAGGCTGCAAGTGCAACCCGTGCACCTGCAACCCGTGCACCTGCAAGTGA
- the LOC127339036 gene encoding probable ribose-5-phosphate isomerase 1, producing MGDNSATYLLLPSRIITSYKSIMPHGIAAERALPAPSCTGFTAAYTLGRLRDLLRTAALRGVAGVPTSLGTEAHAAHVAIPVLALANAAEVHLSIDGADKVNPDLNLVKGRGGSLLREKMIKGDGGRFVVDESKLVPCLACTGAVPVEFVPFLQVGTPRATGSSSPSRMATAVSSDAARAVTRSSGQR from the exons ATGGGCGACAACAGCGCGACGTACCTACTGCTGCCGAGCAGGATCATCACGTCCTACAAGTCAATCATGCCGCATGGCATCGCTGCAGAG CGCGCGCTCCCTGCGCCGTCCTGCACGGGCTTCACCGCCGCATACACGTTGGGCCGCCTCCGGGATCTCCTCCGCACCGCCGCGCTGCGCGGGGTCGCTGGGGTGCCCACTTCCCTCGGGACGGAGGCGCATGCGGCGCACGTTGCGATCCCGGTGCTCGCGTTGGCGAACGCCGCGGAGGTCCACCTCTCCATCGACGGCGCCGACAAGGTCAACCCGGACCTCAACCTCGTCAAGGGCCGCGGTGGCTCGCTCCTCCGCGAGAAGATGATCAAGGGCGACGGAGGCCGCTTCGTTGTCGACGAGTCCAAGCTCGTACCCTGCCTCGCCTGCACGGGCGCTGTGCCCGTCGAATTTGTCCCCTTCCTGCAAGTCGGGACACCCCGCGCCACAGGATCTTCATCGCCGTCTAGGATGGCCACGGCGGTGAGCTCCGACGCGGCAAGGGCAGTGACACGAAGCTCCGGCCAACGGTGA